A segment of the Butyrivibrio fibrisolvens genome:
ACTCCCGTCTAGTCCACTAAAAACTCATAAACACTAATAAGTGTTTATGAGTTTTTTGTTATAGCCAAAATCTATACCTCGCTATTTACCACTTGTATAAGCATGTATATAATAAATATGATATTATGTCTTTCGATAATCACACATAAGGGAGGATTCTATCATGAACAGATTATTAAATGTTAAAACAATCGTTGCCACAGCCATCGGCGCAGCATTGTTCTTCGTATTAGGCAGATTCGTTGCCATTCCAAGCCCCGTTCCTAACACCAATATTTCAGTTCAGTACGGCGTACTTGCATTTATCGCAGCTCTCTTCGGACCAGTTGCAGGTATCCTTGCAGGACTTATAGGTCACTTCTTTATTGACTTCAGCCAGCCTTGGGGCATTTGGTGGAGTTGGATCATTGCATCCGGATTTTTTGGTCTTATCATGGGAATTATCTCATTCAGACTTAAGCTGGATGATGGTGAGTTTGGTGTAAAGAGCATAATTCTCTTTAATGTAAGCCAGATAGTTGCACATGCTATCGCATGGATCGTTATCGCACCTATTCTTGATATTCGGATTTATGCAGAGGCTGCCAATAAGGTATTTGCTCAGGGAGCTGTAGGTGCTCTTGCTAATAGCGTAACAACAGCAATAGTTGGAACACTTCTTTGCATTGCATACACAACAGCAATTCCGAAGAAGGGAAGTCTCAAGGAAGAAGATTAATCCATTTATATGGCAGAAAAAATAATTGAGTTTAAAAATTTTGGATTTCAGTACAATGCTCAGGCAAAGCCTACGCTTTATGATATAGACCTTACCATTTCAAAGGGTGAAAAGGTACTGATAGCAGGTCCTTCTGGATGTGGTAAAAGTACGCTTGTACACTGCATCAATGGACTTATACCATTTTCATACAAGGGCAAGAGTACGGGAAGTCTGACTATTTGTGGTAAAGAAACCCGTAAGCTTAATCTTTTTAAGATTGCCCGAACTGTTGGAACAGTTCTTCAGGACAGTGATTCTCAGTTTGTTGGTATGACAGTGGCTGAGGATATAGCATTTGCGCTTGAAAATGACTGTATCCCTCAAAAAGAAATGAAAGAACGTGTGAAGAAAGTCGCTGATATGGTGAATATCGGCGACTTTATGTCGCATGCACCGGGAGAAGTATCCGGAGGTCAGAAGCAGCGTGTGGCTCTTGCAGGAGTAATGGTAGATGATGTTGATGTACTGCTGTTTGATGAGCCACTTGCTAACCTTGATCCTGCTACAGGTAAGCAGGCCATAGAACTTATTGATGAGATGCAAAAGCAGACTGGTGCAGCGGTTATTATTATCGAGCACCGTGTGGAAGATGTCCTTCACCGATACGTTGACAGAGTTGTTCTTATGAATGAAGGCCGCATAGTATCAGATACTTCTGCGGATAAACTTTTATCAGGAGATGATCTTGATAAGTGCGGTGTCAGAAAACCCTTATACGTAACAGCCCTTGAATATGCCGGTGTTAAGGTGTCTGAAGACAAGCACCCCTGGAATCTTGATGCAATAGAGCTTAGTGATGATGACAAGAAGCTTGTAAACAAATGGTATATAGATTCTCCGGAAGCTTCCAGAAATATAGACACAGAAGTGTTATTATCTGTCAAAGACCTTTCCTTTGCTTATGAAAAAAGTCAAAAGAATGTCCTTGATAATATCAGTCTTGATATTAAAAGAGGAGAGATGCTGGCTATAGTTGGAACCAACGGTGCAGGCAAAACCACCTTCTCTAAAGTTGTATGTGGATTTGAAAAAAATAATACTGGAAGTATATCTTTTAACGGCCAGGATTTTCTTGATAAGAGTATTAAAGAGCGTGCGGATCACGTTGGATACGTACTTCAAAATCCAAATCAGATGATCTCACAGGTCATGATCTATGACGAAGTTGCATTTGGACTTAGAAACAGAAAAGTCCCTGAAGATGAGATTGCTGTAAAGGTAGAAGAAGTTTTAAAAATCTGCGGCTTATGGAAGATGCGTAAGTGGCCGGTTTCTGCTCTTAGCTTTGGACAGAAAAAGCGTGTTACAATAGCAGCTATCCTTGCTTTGGGACCTGAGATGATAATCCTTGATGAGCCTACAGCA
Coding sequences within it:
- a CDS encoding ABC transporter ATP-binding protein — its product is MAEKIIEFKNFGFQYNAQAKPTLYDIDLTISKGEKVLIAGPSGCGKSTLVHCINGLIPFSYKGKSTGSLTICGKETRKLNLFKIARTVGTVLQDSDSQFVGMTVAEDIAFALENDCIPQKEMKERVKKVADMVNIGDFMSHAPGEVSGGQKQRVALAGVMVDDVDVLLFDEPLANLDPATGKQAIELIDEMQKQTGAAVIIIEHRVEDVLHRYVDRVVLMNEGRIVSDTSADKLLSGDDLDKCGVRKPLYVTALEYAGVKVSEDKHPWNLDAIELSDDDKKLVNKWYIDSPEASRNIDTEVLLSVKDLSFAYEKSQKNVLDNISLDIKRGEMLAIVGTNGAGKTTFSKVVCGFEKNNTGSISFNGQDFLDKSIKERADHVGYVLQNPNQMISQVMIYDEVAFGLRNRKVPEDEIAVKVEEVLKICGLWKMRKWPVSALSFGQKKRVTIAAILALGPEMIILDEPTAGQDYRHYTEIMEFLKKLKDSGITIVMITHDMHLMLEYADRAVVFSHGRIIADDRPAKILTNADIVKEASLKETSLYGLSLKCGIEDGTSFVQRFIDYERNEVRSHDEFI
- a CDS encoding ECF-type riboflavin transporter substrate-binding protein, whose translation is MNRLLNVKTIVATAIGAALFFVLGRFVAIPSPVPNTNISVQYGVLAFIAALFGPVAGILAGLIGHFFIDFSQPWGIWWSWIIASGFFGLIMGIISFRLKLDDGEFGVKSIILFNVSQIVAHAIAWIVIAPILDIRIYAEAANKVFAQGAVGALANSVTTAIVGTLLCIAYTTAIPKKGSLKEED